Within the Fusarium musae strain F31 chromosome 11, whole genome shotgun sequence genome, the region TCAACTTACCAACGACGATGAACTCTCTGCTGACGGCAGTGCAATTACCTATGGGGAAGAGAGGTACGGAAATGGCGGAGAATTCTGAACTGCACTTGCGGATTTAACTGGCGAGAAACGGGCGAGCAGGCGATGAGAGGTTGGAGCGATTGACTGTGAAGGATATAAGGTCATCAGGACCCAGGCAGAGTATGACATATTCCAGCAACTTCGAGATTCCCACTCTATCTTTGCATTTCGAATCTCTTCCTATCATAATGGTATCCCTCACTGAAGGCCAGAAAGCGACTCTTAGTCATGAAGCAGTCGAATTTCTTACCAAAATCCGCCATCCTCCACTGGCTAATACCATCTCATCCTTCATAACGTCACCATGTCGAGTCCCAGGTCTGCGTCAGGGCTTTACAGAAAAGACAGCTCCTGGGGAAGCCCTCTTAATCGAGAAACACAAGATACAAATCACCGAGATTATAATTGCCGGCGTCTCAGTTTTCGTGATTGAACCACCAGTCATCAAGCCcgagaaacagaagaaaaTACTGTTCAACGTCTTTGGCGGAGCGTTCATCGTGGGCAGCTCTAAAGATAGAGCCGCGCTTACTATGTCAGTTGAACTTGGTGTTCGTGTCTACTCGGTAGACTATACCAAATCTCCTGAGGCCAAGTACCCTGAAGCTCGGGATCAATGTCTTGCTGTATACCGCGAACTCCTCCAGCATGGCCCTCCAGGTGGGGCTCCAGCTGATCCATCCGATATTCACGCCATGGGATGTTCTTCAGGCGCACAGATCCTTGTCTCCATGCTTCTTGTCGCGAGGCAAAAAGGTCTGCCGATGCCAACAGCTGGGATGTATCTCTGCACGCCTGCTCTCGACCTAAGTGGCGCTGGCGATTCAATGGTATTCAACTCTTTGGGACGCGATATCATGCCTGTTAGTCTTCTTACTGGCATGGTATCCCAGAACTATGCTCCTGACGGAATCGACGTGACTGATCCTTTTTACTCGCCTATTTACGCTGACTATGATGAGTCTTTCCCGCCGACAGTCATCACAGTTGGGACGAGGGATTTTGCAGTTAGCCATGGGATACGGTTCTATTGGAAACTGAGGGAGGCTGGGGTAAAGGTCGAGCTTCTAGTCTCGGAAGGAATGTGGCATGGCTTCAATTGGGACCCGGTGATCCCGGAGTCAATCAGGGCTCGTGCTGCTGTGATCGAATTCCTGGAAGATTCCCGATAGCACTTGAAGTCATACATGCATCTCCAAACTATCCATAAATATCCCGTAGCCTGTAATGAACACTCCCCTGAGTCAGTTTCAAAAGCTACGTGTGTGATGAACTTGACTGATCTGCAGAGAACTAAAGGGGGCAAAGTTTTAACAAAGATGTCGAGAAAGCACCGGAAATTTCGGTCCGATTAGCAGCACGTATAAGACATCCAATGAACCACTCAGTGACGATCGCATGGTTTCGTTTCACTGGAAATATCATGTCTCCGCTCAGTCCTGTACCTCTACTTATCAACCTCTTGTAGCACGCACGGTTCGCTTCTCTTGGCAGTCGGCGAACCGAAAATTAAAACCGCGAGGTGGGTTCTTTAGTGACAAGCTCTCTCGACTCCTACCAGATCTGGTTAATACTGTCTTTTTGAACAATCTCTTAGGCCGGCGAGATGGGCTTAAGCACGCTTGCTAGCCTGCCAAGCTCGATAGGCGTAACCTTATTCCACTTAAAGTCCATCtgataagcttaaataactCAGTGCTATCCACATGGTGGCTGTGCATGGAGTCTTCTTAGCTACCTGAGCTCAATCTAGGGTGTACGCCCTGCGCAATTTGATCTATCCACATGGCGGTTTTCTGATCAGCCGAGCTCGGAGGCACCAAGGTCTTGGCTGCTCGAGTGTAGTACATAAGAGAGCGATATGTGAGTTATTGCCATACCTTTATGCCTATTACTATTCTTTCCAACTGCATTTAGAACCTGATGAAGCACGATACTGCGGATGGCGAAAGGCCAGTGATGACCGACATTAACGTCTCAGAAGTTGAACCTCAAGATCCGAGCCATCTGCGGATTCCCGCCAAGTACAAATGGACTGCACTCTTTCTCGTCATCACCCTTCCCTTAGGACATACCTGGACAGGCTCAGCCTTGGGTCCACTTAAGAACACTCTGCGAGAAGAACTCGGCATTAACAACACGCAATTTGGCGTCATCAGCAGTGCAGACGCTTtcgtcaacaccatcttcccTATCGTTGGAGGCCTCATCCTGGACTGGTGGGGTCCCAACATCGTCACTTTTTGCTGCACGAGTGTAATACTTGTCGGATCCGTCGTCGCGGCCGTTGGTGTTCAGATTGGACTTTGGAGACTGCTTGTTTCTGGACATGTGCTCATGGGCTTTGGCATTGCAGTTTTAGACTCTGCAACACAAAAGGTATTCTGCCCAATACAAAATGATCATATAgctttcttattaatagtttcaAAATTCTTTTACCACTGGTTCGGCGCTTCTGGGCTTGCATTGGCGTTTGGACTAGAGAGTGCCGTTTCTGGCACTGTCAGCCTTGTCTCTGGTATGGTCGCCATCCCCATCCGAGATCGCACAGGCTGGTACGGATGTACCTTTTGGGTTCCAGTTTTCTTCTGTGGACTTTCTTTAGCCATGAACATTTCATATGTCTGCTTCGAGCGGTTTGTGGTTCCGGCAAAGTACAGATTAACCCCAGGCCGTGAGATAGCGATCACTGAGAAGCACCTTGTGACCAAGCGCAACTTCTCCTGGAAACTCTTGTTGACTTTACCCTGGGCCTACCTTATGCTACCAGCTACCCAGTTGCTACAGAGCGGGGCAGCTGGTGGATTCAGCACGAGCTCGGCAGATATCATATTCTTGAAGGGATACACCGAGGAAGTGGCTGGTTATCTCTCAACAGCACAGAGAATCCTCCCGATTGTTCTGAGTCCAGTCCTTGGCTTGGCTATAGATAAGTATGGCCATAGGTTTCACTACGTTGCCACAGCTCCTGTCTTGTGGATCATTGCTTGTTCTCTGTTGGGCTTCACAGACGTGCATCCAACCGCAGCTCTGGTCTTCTCCAGTTTAGCGGGCGTGATCAACTCTATGCCATTGCAGATCTGCATACCCCTCTTAGTCGCTGATCAAGCCAAGATTGGCACTGCCTTTGGTGTATGGAGAGCATTTAACAATTCAGGCTCAACTATTGTAAGTTGGACGACTAGTCGTCAATCGTGTACCCAAACTAACAACAATAGATGGATGTTGTCTTTGGAGTATTACAAGATGATACCGAGGGAAACGGTTACTACAAGGTTCTACTCGTTGCCATTGGCCTTAAAGCATGGGCCTTTGTGCTGGGTGTGTCGTACATCATCGTCGACTACAAACTTCTAGGGAAGGGCATGACCATGACAAGAGTCCAACGCGAGGCAATAGAAGTCACGATCGAGGATCGCGATGCGAATCCTTTGACTCGCCGAAGGTCGAAGTCCTGGTTCACTGCCTTGACGTTTGGCCTTTTGGTTGCTATGGTTGCGACTGCATGGGTGGTCTTTCTTAGATACCTGATCTGAGAAGTAGTTATTCAGGTATCGGCACGCCACATCGATACAGCCGCACCTTTGTTTCAAGCTCGAGTATATTGAGTTCGCTTCTAGTTTCCGTCGACACGACACTGTACAGCTTCTTGAGTGCCTAGAACCTTTCCAGCATTTTCACACAGAGCGGTACCGTCAAAGAGTACTTTTAGCTTATGTAATAGTTCTTATACTCGGGTAATGGTTGTAGGCGACATTGGACTTTGGATATCACTGTTTCGACACTATGTACTTATGCATTAGACTTGATAGTGCAAGTTTCCCGTACGCCCTATACTTTCGACTGAACTTTTGTATCGTTCGCTTGAAGACGTGCAAAACCGTGCCGTTGACCTGGCGCACCTATGGCATAGCAATACAAATTTCGATCGAAGGATTAGAACTGCATCTCCATTCGTAAGGGGTTAATTGAAAGTAGATATCCTTTAGAGCTCTGCTATCCGAATATCGAGAACATGTCCTTTTAAAAGGTCCCTGATATCCTTGAAGACATACTCGATAGGAGTCACATACCCATATCCGTGGTTGTATGAGTTGTTATTTTGGTGTCCCCCAATCATAAGACCAACAATACCTGCTCTTTTATCAAACACAACAGACCCTGAATCCCCCGAAGCACAGAATCCACGCTCACTCCCATAGGTGTAGCGACGGGGCTCAAAAGCCATCTCCTCTGTTGGCGAGGGATTCATATATTGGTCGTCTCTTATAGTGACAAGGTTGTTTGTGCAAAGAAGGGATCCAGCTGTCGGCCCACTGCTTGTTCCGATTTTATAAACATCGAATGTGCTGTTTGACCAGGCAAGGTCACGCAATGCCTCAATGGAACAAGTTTGCTCTTGAAGCTGCATCCATAAGGTCCTATAAGGAATCCCTGAATACATAGAAAGGGTCCATTCTTCCAGTCCCGGAAGACGATCATGCCATGGCCGGTCGACCTCGATCAGCGCCCAGTCCATTCTTCTGCCTACGAGCCTTCGCCTGAATCCAGATGCGGCATACAATCTTCCGAGGGCCTGCTTATTAGTCTTGAAGAAGTCGGTCTTTTGTTTCCTTTCATCTCTTAAAGCCGCTATTATCTCCCTAAATTTTTGAAGTtgtttttcctttttagGTCGATCCATTTTCTCCCAAACCTCGATGCAATTCGTAAGACCAGCGACCTCTTGGTCAATATGGTGAATGTTAAAATGATGCTTTAATCGAGAGGGGCTCTCAAAGGTTGCAGGCTTAGCCGGCGAATTTGGTGTATACCCAACTGAGTCGACCGTCCAGAGGTcgctgttggctgttggggGTGCAACCTTAGAATCTGCACCATTTGGCGTCACggtgaagccatcaaagGCAGGGCGGACCGCTTGGTAAGATGTAAGAATGAAGGTCCGCCAAGTCGGTTCAGGGTCACAAGTTTTTAGCTGCACGAAACAGCCAATAGTGCCATTTGTGGGACTCAGTCGCTCCCCATCGCTCCGCTTGATATAACATGCAGCGCTGAAGTCGTCTCCAATATGGACGGTCGAGTAATACCTCCCTCCAATGCGCTTCTTCAGCCTGTTGCCACGATACCATTGTTCGCTTGTGAGGCTGGTAAGGTTGTCAAAATCACCAATCATGCCCTCGTTATGCTCTATATGGACTTGGACATCGCTCCATTCGGCCGCATCAAGAACTTTCTTGACCTCTCTGACCACTTCATGCCATTGGGTTTCATCAGACTCATGGCTAACTGAAATATATACAGTAGGTGGGCCGTTCTCAAGAATATCGTCGTTCGTCCCGTATTTCTGGAGAGAGAGGCAGGTGATGTGGCCTTGAGTTGCTCTGAGTGACTGTAAGCGGTTGAAAATAGTACTGCTTAAGCATTCCCAGGCACTTTGAAAGACAGGGTCGTCGATATTGGTGTAGTATGTTCTCTTCACTAGTTCGAGGGCCATTATTTCCACATGAATGTCGGTTTCCCCGAACGAGCAGACCCTTGACAGATCAGCCAAAAACATAGCCATTTCCTGTGCAGCTGTCTCCCAATCGCGTTGCTTCTCAGCTGACCATGGTGCAAGTATGAGAATGGTTGGTTGAGCAGTGCTAGGTTTCTCGGGCACTCCGCGCATTTCCATTTGAGGATCACAgttgtcttcctcatcttcaaattGCAGCCCATACTTCTTGATGATTGAGTTGGCTTCGTGCTCAATGTCGCGACGCACTTGCTCGATGCTCGCGGGCAGTTTTCTTGCTGAGGTTATGAGAGGCAGACGATCGAGTTCGGGCCATGCGACCCGTTTGAAACCGGAAATGACACGCGGCCGCTCCATTTCGCAGGAGATCTTGGGCGAGATGGAGTTGGTTGtagtgaggatgaggggcAGCATGGTACGAGTCATCGTTGAGAGTTGTGGCTGAAACTTGAAAAATCAGCAAAGGAAATTTAGAGTCGTCGTGAGCAAAAGGGTCTGCGAATGTTTGAATGGAAGAAAAGGTGCGCCCGGGGGAGATGGCGATTTTATGTTTGTAGGATTTGAGTTAAGAAAGTCGCGAAAGTTAACTCTTTAATAAATGAGGCGCTGCTCCGTACAGTCATCAGGCGTGATAAGCTTAAACTGTTAAGTAGAGTTTTCTATTAATCTTCTATCCCTCACCAGAAAGATGTGCGGATTTCAAATTAAAGTTGAGTGGTTTACTACTTCATGCCTTTTGGTTCATacacagaaacagaaacctGCCGGCAACTTCACGTGGAGTTCAGATTTAGCCATGACAATATTATTGTCCCACGTCACTTTCTCTAATGTGCGAATCTATCAAGGCCAAGTAAGGTTTGCTTTTCGGAGCTCCAAGGTACCATCAGCAGATGGCTTCATGCATTCCACAGCAATCACATCCTTCTTTAGGGCCACTCTCAGACTGGGCAGCCTAACTCGACACTCTACCGGAACGAACTCCAATCCACTACAGCGCTCTTCCTCGATGCTCACCATCCACTCGGCAACTTTTGCCGCCTGCAAACTGTGCCAGATCCCATTAGTGCAAGGCCACTCCTGGAGTATAGCGATAGCCTCCCTGCGCACAAAGTAGTTCCGGCATCGAGTAGCTGTGAAGAACAGAGCCATTATCAGTCCCATGCCATATTGTAATCTCGGACCATCCGAGTCTCGAAGTTCCTGGTCCTTCTGGAGTACATAACGTGCAAAATGGGTAATCCTTTGGAATTGAGCTGTGTAATCGTCGAAGATGGCTTCTGTGTCTGACATGCTCGTGGCAATCAATATTTCGC harbors:
- a CDS encoding hypothetical protein (MEROPS:MER0033274~CAZy:CE10); the protein is MVSLTEGQKATLSHEAVEFLTKIRHPPLANTISSFITSPCRVPGLRQGFTEKTAPGEALLIEKHKIQITEIIIAGVSVFVIEPPVIKPEKQKKILFNVFGGAFIVGSSKDRAALTMSVELGVRVYSVDYTKSPEAKYPEARDQCLAVYRELLQHGPPGGAPADPSDIHAMGCSSGAQILVSMLLVARQKGLPMPTAGMYLCTPALDLSGAGDSMVFNSLGRDIMPVSLLTGMVSQNYAPDGIDVTDPFYSPIYADYDESFPPTVITVGTRDFAVSHGIRFYWKLREAGVKVELLVSEGMWHGFNWDPVIPESIRARAAVIEFLEDSR